From Bacillus sp. FSL K6-3431, the proteins below share one genomic window:
- a CDS encoding OsmC family protein: MTIIKKINGSFDVYNAAGFQVEGSYNPDSKGLSPLELLESSLGLCISISLQKMFERDEIDVGDDEFSVKVDATKASDGPSRVEKCMVNITLPKHLSDEYKKKLIVSAERACTIGNTLKKGLIIHTNR, translated from the coding sequence ATGACAATCATTAAAAAAATAAATGGAAGCTTTGACGTTTATAATGCAGCTGGATTTCAGGTAGAAGGAAGCTATAATCCTGATTCAAAGGGACTTTCTCCACTTGAATTATTGGAGAGTTCATTAGGATTATGTATTTCTATTTCACTTCAAAAAATGTTTGAAAGAGATGAAATAGATGTGGGAGATGATGAATTTTCAGTCAAAGTCGATGCAACCAAAGCTAGTGATGGCCCATCTCGAGTTGAAAAATGTATGGTAAATATAACACTTCCAAAGCATTTATCAGATGAATATAAGAAAAAGCTCATCGTATCCGCGGAAAGGGCTTGTACGATTGGAAATACCCTGAAAAAGGGACTTATAATCCATACAAACCGTTAA
- a CDS encoding TetR/AcrR family transcriptional regulator, whose protein sequence is MGNQDRREELLYIALELFATKGYHQTKVSDIVKQAGVAQGTFYWHFKSKEEIALEIVEKGKENLLDAVHQGYRQQFGSTQDMIESSSNFMKKIFYFAKENKSLMIFLLIKGLGADLLIRNAIVGTFTSIENAFKQNIDRAIALGMLETSNMVDLKANMLTSLVIGTITKWLFGPSFDVDHTPTLSVEEVTREMVQFEFFGLYGQKEGTYDNH, encoded by the coding sequence TTGGGAAATCAAGATCGAAGAGAAGAACTCTTATATATTGCTTTAGAACTGTTTGCCACAAAAGGTTATCACCAAACCAAAGTTTCTGACATTGTGAAACAGGCAGGGGTGGCTCAAGGTACATTTTATTGGCATTTTAAAAGCAAGGAAGAAATTGCTTTGGAGATTGTTGAAAAAGGAAAAGAAAATTTATTGGATGCAGTTCATCAAGGGTACCGCCAACAATTCGGCTCTACTCAAGATATGATCGAATCCTCAAGTAACTTTATGAAAAAGATCTTTTATTTTGCCAAAGAAAACAAGAGTTTAATGATTTTTCTTTTAATTAAAGGACTAGGTGCTGATTTATTGATAAGGAATGCAATTGTGGGTACATTCACGAGTATCGAAAATGCCTTCAAACAGAATATTGATAGAGCAATTGCACTGGGGATGCTGGAGACTAGTAATATGGTCGATCTCAAGGCAAATATGTTGACTAGCCTTGTCATCGGAACGATCACGAAATGGCTATTTGGACCATCATTTGATGTGGATCATACCCCAACACTTTCTGTAGAGGAAGTCACACGTGAAATGGTCCAATTTGAATTTTTTGGCCTATATGGGCAAAAGGAGGGCACATATGACAATCATTAA
- a CDS encoding hydantoinase/oxoprolinase family protein produces MEKNRSNWVFGIDVGGTFTDLVAMDNSGSMYTTKTPSTSDQSDGVINGIKKLSDIIGIKVEEILSNSPLVVHGTTVATNTLLEYNGAKVGLLTTEGFRDEIEFRRAYKESVFSPRLQAPHQIVPRRYRIGIPERLDHEGNIVKSLDETAVRQAVRQLVKEGIEAIAVCFLFSFINSNHEKRVREIIEEEAPDVFVTLSYEVLPQIREFERVSTTIVNAFTGPVMQKYLNHLDQRLREYGFAGELFVMQSNGGVQNVIQSSKFAAGALLSGPAGGVTAASFIGQKSGYENLITVDMGGTSYDVSVIEKLQPAITTENWISRYRVALPMMDIHTIGSGGGSIAWIDTGGALRVGPKSAGSNPGPACYGRGGAEPTVTDVNVFLGYINPDNFLGGEMKLSRSLAEQAIRTYIAEPLGISTVEAALAISQIVNSDMSNAVQYVTTQQGHDPRNFALLAVGGAAAIQAGKQAEDLGINTVIVPSLAPVFCALGDVAANLKVTELRTRFDSIHTIDLDAVNTDFEQMEATARGKLGGQSVTSQFETRRFIDMRYAGEVHEVTVPVKSRTRRITELNLDATIADFHELHERLFAHKDPGHEIEVLNLRLDLVGVREQLKLQEEPFQQEDPVEANSGEREMYFDIDPVTTPIYDGSLLQPGNLIVGPAIIEQWGTTIVVYPGHEALIDSYRNCVIEVKHAAEQRQRGETP; encoded by the coding sequence ATGGAAAAAAATCGAAGTAATTGGGTATTTGGAATTGATGTCGGTGGGACTTTTACTGACCTGGTAGCAATGGATAATTCAGGGAGTATGTATACCACTAAAACACCTTCAACATCTGATCAGTCAGACGGGGTAATCAATGGAATAAAAAAATTATCTGATATTATCGGTATAAAAGTAGAAGAGATCTTATCTAATAGTCCTTTAGTTGTCCATGGTACAACTGTAGCAACCAATACTCTATTAGAATATAACGGTGCAAAAGTTGGATTACTTACAACAGAGGGATTCCGTGATGAAATTGAGTTTCGAAGGGCTTACAAAGAAAGTGTTTTTTCACCACGTTTGCAAGCCCCACACCAAATTGTTCCTAGGAGATATCGAATAGGTATTCCGGAAAGATTAGACCACGAAGGAAATATCGTGAAGTCATTAGATGAAACGGCAGTACGACAGGCTGTTCGACAGTTAGTTAAAGAGGGAATAGAAGCAATTGCTGTGTGCTTCTTATTCAGCTTTATTAACTCCAATCATGAAAAAAGAGTTCGCGAAATTATAGAAGAAGAAGCACCTGATGTATTTGTGACACTCTCTTATGAGGTATTACCGCAAATTCGGGAGTTTGAACGAGTAAGTACAACGATTGTTAACGCGTTTACAGGACCTGTTATGCAAAAGTATTTGAATCATTTGGATCAACGTCTTCGTGAATATGGATTTGCTGGTGAATTATTTGTTATGCAATCTAATGGTGGTGTACAAAATGTTATTCAAAGCAGTAAATTTGCAGCAGGCGCTCTCCTTTCTGGGCCTGCCGGTGGTGTTACTGCTGCATCTTTTATCGGGCAAAAATCAGGGTATGAAAATTTGATTACGGTAGATATGGGCGGAACTAGTTATGATGTTTCCGTTATTGAAAAACTCCAACCAGCTATTACAACGGAAAATTGGATCAGTCGTTACCGAGTTGCATTACCTATGATGGATATCCATACAATTGGATCCGGGGGAGGGAGTATTGCTTGGATTGATACAGGAGGTGCTTTGCGAGTAGGACCAAAAAGTGCAGGTTCGAACCCAGGACCAGCATGTTATGGCAGAGGTGGTGCAGAGCCAACTGTTACGGATGTAAATGTTTTTTTAGGGTATATAAATCCAGATAACTTCCTTGGCGGAGAAATGAAACTTAGTAGGTCATTAGCGGAGCAAGCAATAAGAACGTATATTGCGGAGCCACTTGGTATTTCTACAGTAGAAGCTGCTTTGGCTATTTCACAGATTGTTAATAGTGACATGTCAAATGCCGTACAATATGTGACTACACAACAAGGTCATGATCCACGTAATTTTGCACTGCTGGCCGTAGGTGGTGCAGCCGCTATTCAGGCTGGAAAACAAGCGGAGGATCTTGGTATCAACACCGTGATTGTCCCATCCCTTGCACCGGTTTTTTGTGCACTTGGTGATGTTGCTGCGAATTTGAAGGTGACAGAGCTTCGCACCCGTTTTGATAGCATACATACGATTGATCTTGATGCTGTTAATACCGATTTTGAACAAATGGAGGCAACTGCTCGGGGAAAATTAGGTGGACAATCAGTTACGAGTCAATTTGAAACACGTCGCTTTATTGATATGCGTTATGCAGGGGAAGTTCATGAGGTAACTGTGCCCGTTAAATCAAGAACACGTCGAATTACAGAGTTAAACCTAGATGCTACCATTGCCGATTTTCATGAACTCCATGAAAGGCTGTTTGCTCATAAGGATCCCGGGCATGAGATTGAAGTATTAAATTTACGATTGGATTTAGTAGGGGTACGCGAACAGCTAAAGCTACAGGAAGAACCTTTTCAACAAGAGGATCCTGTAGAGGCTAATTCAGGGGAGCGAGAAATGTACTTCGACATTGATCCAGTTACCACGCCTATTTATGATGGCTCATTGCTTCAGCCAGGCAATTTAATCGTTGGTCCTGCAATTATCGAGCAATGGGGTACGACCATTGTTGTTTATCCAGGACATGAAGCTTTAATCGATTCATACCGTAATTGTGTAATTGAGGTAAAACATGCTGCCGAACAACGGCAAAGAGGTGAAACTCCATGA
- a CDS encoding cytosine permease, with protein MELETNLSKDSSAYNTDDYAITSVPLENRKSSLNIAVTSAAWIISLSTIVTGGALIEGLNFNSALLAGIFGMLILGIYGFFQGWMGGKYGISTTVLARQAFGRYGAGLFGVVLAVTMGIGWFGWQVAFFGTTIAEMFPNAWLANQEVAIVWGGILMMLTAFIGYRGLAALSFIALPLVTILSVWGILKAVEYSGSWNALLTYEPAGNPMTVFAGITIVVGNAAMGAVVFPDVTRYGKTALSGGMSSSIGYFLGGLFCIVAGAAMAIAAQVPSIGSTPNIPAAMSKLGMGFFALLILVFAQWTTNDNNLYTGSLGLRNVVKFPKKVIVVIMGVMGIFIALMGIQNMFVPFLNFLGLYVPPIAGIMIADHWIVGPKIRKRAYQFGPGTKYSKVNYVAIFSVILGGYLASRIGFGIGPINSTILAFLIYTFLAFIFNKLKFPFEIGEVREESSGF; from the coding sequence ATGGAATTAGAAACAAATCTATCCAAGGATTCATCCGCTTATAATACAGATGACTATGCCATCACATCCGTGCCTTTAGAAAATAGAAAATCATCTTTAAATATTGCTGTTACGAGCGCAGCTTGGATTATTTCCTTATCGACGATCGTGACAGGTGGAGCCCTTATAGAAGGGTTGAATTTTAACAGCGCGCTCCTTGCAGGGATCTTTGGAATGCTAATATTAGGCATTTACGGGTTTTTTCAAGGATGGATGGGTGGAAAGTATGGAATTTCGACAACAGTACTTGCTCGCCAAGCCTTTGGTCGCTACGGTGCAGGACTATTCGGAGTTGTATTAGCGGTAACGATGGGAATTGGTTGGTTTGGTTGGCAAGTTGCTTTTTTTGGAACTACGATTGCTGAGATGTTCCCTAATGCTTGGCTGGCAAATCAGGAGGTAGCCATTGTTTGGGGAGGTATCTTAATGATGCTTACTGCATTTATTGGATATCGAGGCCTTGCTGCATTAAGTTTTATTGCACTTCCGTTAGTCACGATTTTATCTGTATGGGGAATCCTTAAAGCAGTTGAGTATTCAGGCAGCTGGAATGCTCTCTTAACATATGAACCAGCTGGTAACCCAATGACCGTTTTTGCTGGTATTACAATAGTAGTAGGAAATGCTGCTATGGGAGCAGTTGTGTTTCCAGATGTGACGAGATATGGGAAGACTGCATTATCGGGAGGAATGAGTTCTTCCATTGGTTATTTTCTCGGTGGTCTATTTTGCATCGTTGCAGGTGCAGCTATGGCGATTGCTGCGCAAGTACCGTCAATTGGGTCAACCCCAAATATTCCGGCTGCGATGAGTAAGCTAGGAATGGGATTCTTTGCTTTATTAATTTTAGTCTTTGCTCAGTGGACTACGAATGACAATAATCTTTATACTGGTTCACTTGGATTGCGGAATGTAGTGAAATTCCCTAAAAAGGTAATTGTTGTCATCATGGGTGTCATGGGCATATTCATCGCCTTAATGGGGATTCAAAACATGTTCGTTCCTTTTTTAAACTTTTTAGGATTATATGTACCACCTATTGCAGGTATAATGATCGCGGACCATTGGATAGTAGGTCCTAAAATAAGAAAAAGGGCGTATCAATTCGGCCCTGGTACAAAGTATTCAAAAGTGAATTATGTCGCGATCTTTTCAGTTATTTTAGGAGGCTACTTGGCTTCTAGGATTGGTTTTGGAATTGGTCCAATTAACTCAACTATTCTTGCATTCTTGATTTATACCTTCCTTGCATTTATTTTCAATAAATTAAAATTCCCATTTGAAATAGGAGAAGTGAGAGAAGAATCATCAGGCTTCTAA